The Petropleomorpha daqingensis genome includes a window with the following:
- the dxr gene encoding 1-deoxy-D-xylulose-5-phosphate reductoisomerase, which produces MSAPREVTVLGSTGSIGTQAIQVAQQNPDRLRITALAAGGGDVARLADQALTLGVRTVAVAKATAAQDLQLAFYAAAQQRGWAKGEYALPEILAGPRAAEELASRPADVVLNGITGSIGLGPTLSALHAGNTVALANKESLVAGGDLVTAAAKPGQLVPVDSEHSALAQCLRGGARGEVARLVLTASGGPFRGRSAAELEGVTVEDALAHPTWAMGPVVTVNSATLVNKGLELIEAHLLFGVPYSDIDVVVHPQSIVHSMVTFADGATIAQASPPDMRLPIALALAWPDRLPVVQPALDWTQAGSWEFFPLDTEAFPAVGLARRAGEAGGVVPAMFNAANEEAVAAFLAGRLAFSAIVQVVARTLDAAPELGAPTCVEDVLAAEKWAREHARAAIAGG; this is translated from the coding sequence GTGAGCGCTCCTCGAGAGGTGACCGTCCTCGGCTCGACCGGCTCGATCGGCACCCAGGCGATCCAAGTCGCACAGCAGAACCCCGACCGGCTGCGGATCACCGCGCTGGCGGCCGGTGGTGGGGACGTCGCCCGCCTCGCCGACCAGGCGCTGACGCTCGGCGTCCGCACGGTCGCCGTCGCCAAGGCCACCGCCGCGCAGGACCTGCAGCTGGCCTTCTACGCCGCCGCGCAGCAGCGCGGCTGGGCGAAGGGGGAGTACGCCCTGCCGGAGATCCTCGCCGGGCCGCGTGCGGCCGAGGAGCTCGCCTCCCGGCCGGCCGACGTCGTCCTCAACGGGATCACCGGGTCGATCGGCCTCGGCCCGACGCTGTCCGCCCTGCACGCGGGCAACACCGTCGCCCTGGCCAACAAGGAGTCGCTGGTCGCCGGTGGAGACCTCGTCACCGCCGCGGCGAAGCCGGGCCAGCTCGTGCCGGTCGACTCCGAGCACTCCGCCCTGGCCCAGTGCCTGCGCGGTGGCGCGCGCGGCGAGGTGGCCCGGCTCGTGCTCACCGCCAGCGGGGGGCCGTTCCGCGGGCGCAGCGCCGCCGAGCTGGAAGGGGTCACCGTCGAGGACGCCCTCGCCCACCCCACCTGGGCCATGGGTCCGGTCGTCACCGTCAACTCCGCGACCCTGGTCAACAAGGGCCTCGAGCTGATCGAGGCGCACCTGCTCTTCGGCGTCCCGTACTCCGACATCGACGTCGTCGTCCACCCGCAGTCGATCGTGCACTCGATGGTGACCTTCGCCGACGGCGCGACGATCGCCCAGGCCAGCCCGCCGGACATGCGGCTGCCGATCGCGCTGGCGCTCGCCTGGCCCGACCGGCTGCCGGTGGTCCAGCCGGCGCTGGACTGGACGCAGGCCGGCAGCTGGGAGTTCTTCCCGCTCGACACCGAGGCGTTCCCCGCCGTCGGGCTGGCCCGGCGGGCCGGCGAGGCGGGCGGCGTGGTGCCCGCGATGTTCAACGCGGCCAACGAGGAGGCGGTGGCCGCTTTCCTGGCAGGTCGGCTCGCGTTCTCAGCCATCGTGCAGGTCGTCGCGCGTACCCTCGACGCCGCGCCGGAGCTCGGCGCACCCACGTGCGTGGAGGACGTGCTGGCCGCGGAGAAGTGGGCCCGGGAGCACGCCCGCGCTGCCATCGCCGGAGGCTGA